A window of the Procambarus clarkii isolate CNS0578487 chromosome 19, FALCON_Pclarkii_2.0, whole genome shotgun sequence genome harbors these coding sequences:
- the LOC123757536 gene encoding cuticle protein 16.8-like, whose product MKCCVLVFLGLVAMVAARPDFDFSAEDSHQVQDIDDDNTITGSYSWTSPEGVKYFVKYIADEDGFRVLESNAVPATASGVKADGRQGSFVSSEEHDDRK is encoded by the exons ATGAAGTGTTGC GTGCTGGTCTTCCTGGGTCTGGTCGCCATGGTCGCCGCCCGCCCAGACTTCGACTTCTCCGCTGAGGACAGCCACCAGGTGCAGgacatcgacgacgacaacaccatcaCCGGCTCCTACAG TTGGACTTCTCCAGAAGGTGTGAAGTACTTCGTCAAGTACATCGCTGATGAAGATGGCTTCCGTGTTCTGGAGTCTAACGCCGTGCCGGCCACGGCGAGCGGCGTCAAGGCCGACGGCAGGCAGGGATCCTTCGTGTCCTCTGAGGAACATGACGACAGGAAATAA
- the LOC123757537 gene encoding cuticular protein 47Eg-like produces MNAYLVVLLGVAALVAARPDFSLEDIHQDQVIGKDNTITGSYSWTSPEGVEYFVKYIADRDGYRVLESNAVPVTADGVKADGRQGSFVSSEEDDDDDRK; encoded by the exons ATGAACGCTTAC TTGGTAGTCCTCCTGGGTGTGGCCGCCCTGGTCGCCGCCCGCCCAGACTTCAGCCTGGAGGATATCCACCAGGACCAAGTCATAGGCAAGGACAACACCATCACCGGCTCCTACAG CTGGACGTCTCCTGAAGGCGTGGAATACTTCGTCAAGTACATCGCTGACAGAGACGGTTACCGCGTCTTGGAGTCCAACGCCGTCCCCGTGACCGCTGACGGCGTCAAGGCCGACGGTAGACAGGGATCCTTCGTGTCCTCTGAGGAAGACGACGACGATGACAGGAAGTAA
- the LOC123757540 gene encoding cuticle protein 16.8-like → MKCCVLVFLGLVAMVAARPDFDFSAEDSHQVQDIDDDNTITGSYSWTSPEGVKYFVKYIADEDGFRVLESNAVPATASGVKADGRQGSFVSSEEHDDRK, encoded by the exons ATGAAGTGTTGC GTGCTGGTCTTCCTGGGTCTGGTCGCCATGGTCGCCGCCCGCCCAGACTTCGACTTCTCCGCTGAGGACAGCCACCAGGTGCAGgacatcgacgacgacaacaccatcaCCGGCTCCTACAG TTGGACTTCTCCCGAAGGTGTGAAGTACTTCGTCAAGTACATCGCTGATGAAGATGGCTTCCGTGTTCTGGAGTCTAACGCCGTGCCGGCCACGGCGAGCGGCGTCAAGGCCGACGGCAGGCAGGGATCCTTCGTGTCCTCTGAGGAACACGACGACAGGAAATAA
- the LOC123757541 gene encoding cuticle protein 16.8-like: protein MKCIVLVFLGLVAMVAARPDFDFSAEDSHQVQDIDDDNTITGSYSWTSPEGVKYFVKYIADEDGFRVLESNAVPATASGVKADGRQGSFVSSEEHDDRK, encoded by the exons atgaAGTGTATA GTGCTGGTCTTCCTGGGTCTGGTCGCCATGGTCGCCGCCCGCCCAGACTTCGACTTCTCCGCTGAGGACAGCCACCAGGTGCAGgacatcgacgacgacaacaccatcaCCGGCTCCTACAG TTGGACTTCTCCGGAAGGTGTGAAGTACTTCGTCAAGTACATCGCTGATGAAGATGGCTTCCGTGTTCTGGAGTCTAACGCCGTGCCGGCCACGGCGAGCGGCGTCAAGGCCGACGGCAGGCAGGGATCCTTCGTGTCCTCTGAGGAACACGACGACAGGAAATAA